Part of the Pseudomonas sp. M30-35 genome is shown below.
GCCCAGGGCATCACTCAAACCGCGCCGCAGGAGTACAAGACAACCTGCAGCAGCACTCAACCAGAACAGCAGCGGCAATGCCGCCGATCCGACCACTACAAGAGTGGCCTGCACACGGCCGCGCATAATAAATTCAGCTAAGGCGCGCATGCGTTAATCCCTTACTACTTGTCAAACATCCGGTCTTAGCGGCCGTGGCTGTCGGTGTAAGGCAGCAGGGCCAGGAAGCGAGCGCGCTTGATAGCGGTAGCCAGCTGACGCTGATAACGAGCCTTAGTACCGGTGATACGGCTAGGAACGATTTTGCCGGTTTCCGAGATGTAAGCTTTCAGCGTGTTGAGATCTTTGAAATCGATCTCTTTCACGTCTTCAGCGGTGAAACGGCAGAATTTACGACGACGGAAGAAACGTGCCATTTGATAGGCTCCTCAATAGATCCGTGGATTACTCGTCAGCGTTGTCGCTGTCGTTGTTGTCGCTGTCATCGCTGTTCGAGTCGTCAGACTCAGCGTTTTCAGGACGGTCACGACGCTCACGGCGCTCACTGCGGTTTTCTTCGGCCTTGAGCATCTCCGACTGTTCAACGACTGCTTCTTCGCGACGGATGACCATGTTACGGATCACAGCGTCGTTGTAACGGAAGTTGTCTTCCAGCTCAGCCAGGGCTTTGCCAGTGCACTCAACGTTCAGCATCACGTAGTGAGCCTTGTGAACGTTGTTGATAGCGTACGCCAACTGGCGACGGCCCCAATCTTCCAGACGGTGAATCTTGCCGCCGTCTTCTTCGATCAGCTTGGTGTAACGCTCAACCATGCCGCCGACTTGCTCGCTCTGGTCCGGGTGAACCAGAAAGATGATTTCGTAATGACGCATAAATGCTCCTTACGGGTTGTAGCCTGCCGCTTAATGCGGTCAGGCAAGGAGTGAAGATCACTTGTTAGTCTTGCTGAGCGGAGGGCACAAAAGCACCTGCCGTCACGGCAAGGGGCGACATTCTAGAGAAGCGCCCTACTACAAGCAAGGTAAACTGGTGATTATTTGAACAATTACAGCCGAGCGGCCGGACGGCTCAACTGATCACCGAAGATGATCCGGCGACCAGTTGAATCGTAATAGAGCGCGGCCTTTAGCAGCGCCCATGCGGGCTTATTTTTTCACATTACGGCGCTGACGCATCGCTTCAAACAGGCAGACACCAGTGGCTACCGAGACGTTAAGACTGCTAACGCTGCCCGCCATTGGCAGTTTGACCAGATAATCACAATGCTCGCGCGTAAGACGGCGCATGCCGCGACCTTCGGCACCCATGATCAGGATGGTTGGGCCTGTCAGGTCTTGATCGTAGATCTCTTGCTCGGCTTCGCCCGCAGTGCCGACCACCCACAAGCCGCGCTGCTGAAGCTTTTCCAGGCTGCGCGCCAAGTTGGTCACTGCCACCAGCGGAATCACTTCAGCAGCGCCACAAGCGACCTTGCGCACCGTTGCATTGAGCGTGGCTGATTTGTCTTTCGGAATCAGCACCGCTAGCGCGCCCGCCGCATCAGCGGTACGCAAGCACGCGCCGAGATTGTGCGGATCAGTCACGCCATCGAGCACCAGAATCAACGGCGCGCCTTCGGTACGATCGAGCAACTCATCGAGCATGGCCTCGCCCCAAACCTGGCTTGGGCTAACGTCCGCAACAACACCCTGATGCACGCCCTCAACCCAGACATCCATCTCGCGCCGTTCACACTGGCCAACCGGCACGCGCGACTCGCTCGCGAGAGCAATCAAGGTCTGTACCCGAGGGTCACTACGCCCTTCGGCCAGCCATACCTGCTTGACTCGCTTAGGGTGATGACGCAGCAATGCTTCTACGGCATGTAGGCCGTAGATTTTTTCCAACTGACTCATGGCTTAGCCTTACGTTTACGCGGTGCACCGCTGGTCGACCCACCAGACTTCGGCGGGCCTTTACGATGTTTAGACGGCGCAGCCGGCTTACCCTCTTCCTTTGACGCCCCCTTGGATCCAGCAGCTTTTGGCTTCGCCTTGGCGCCAGCCAGCAATGCGCGCTTAACATCACGGCTTTTTTGCACATCAGCATTCGGCGCTGGCTGGCTGGAGGATTTACTTTCACGCTCACCCTTGCCCTTGCCGCCACGCTCAGTTTTGCTGCTGCGCTCACCTTTTGCGGAGCGGTCATTACGCCCACGCGCACTGTCACCACGCTTACGGCCGACCGGAGCATCGGTGGCGCTTTGGGCAATTTCGAAGTCGATTTTGCGCTCGTCGAGATCAACCCGCATAACCTTCACTTCAACGCTGTCACCCAGACGGAAGTTGCGGCCACTGCGCTCACCCGCCAAACGATGATGTACCGGGTCGAAGTGGTAATAGTCTGCTGGCAGCGCGGTGACGTGCACCAAACCTTCAACGTAGATATCACTCAGCTCTACGAACAGACCAAAACCGGTCACCGCAGTAATTACGCCTGGAAAGGTCTCGCCAACGCGGTCTTTCATAAACTCGCACTTGAGCCAATTCACCACATCGCGCGTGGCTTCATCAGCGCGGCGCTCAGACATCGAGCACTGCTCGCCAAGCTCTTCGAGAATCGCCTCGTCATACGGATAAATCCGCGCTTTGGGCATGCTCGTGGCACCGGCACGCTGAACGTGCGGGGTATCGAGCTTGGAGCGAACCACGCTGCGGATCGCCCGGTGAATCAATAGATCCGGGTAGCGACGAATCGGCGAAGTGAAGTGCGCATAGGCGTCGTAATTGAGACCAAAGTGGCCATGATTATCAGCGCTGTACACCGCCTGGCTCAATGAACGCAGCATCACGGTTTGAATCAGGTGGTAATCCGGGCGGTCCTTGATGGTTTCAAGCAACGCCTGATAATCCTTCGGTGAAGGACCATCTTTGGCTTTGCCCCGATGCAGGCTCAAACCCAGCTCACCGAGGAATGCTTTTAGTTTTTCCAGACGCTCAGGCGGCGGACCATCGTGGACACGGTACAGCGCCGGAATTTCATGCTTTTGCATAAATGCGGCTGTGGCAACGTTGGCGGCAAGCATGCATTCTTCGATCAACTTGTGCGCATCGTTACGCTGGGTCGGGCGAATTTCAGCAATCTTGCGCCCAGCACCGAAGATGATGCGGGTTTCCTGAGTCTCGAAATCAATCGCGCCACGCTCGTGACGTGCAGTCAGCAATACGTGATACAGCGAATACAGTTGCTTGAGATGCGGCAGCACCTCTTTGTATTCAGTGCAAAGCGCCTTGCCATCAACAGTCTTCGGCTGCTCCAGCATGGTGCTGACCTTGTTGTAGGTCAGGCGAGCATGGGAGTGAATAACCGCTTCATAAAACTGATAGTCGGTCATCTTGCCGGTTTTCGAGATTGTCATCTCACAAACCATGGCTAAACGATCAACATGCGGATTCAGCGAGCACAGGCCATTGGACAACTCTTCCGGCAGCATCGGGATAACCCGCTCCGGGAAATACACCGAGTTACCGCGTACTTGCGCCTCAGCATCGAGCGCCGAACCGATTTTGACGTAATGCGACACGTCAGCGATGGCTACGTATAGCTTCCAACCGCCTCCGAACAGGCGCCAGTTACCGCCACCTTTCTCGCAATACACCGCGTCATCGAAATCACGCGCATCTTCACCGTCGATGGTGACGAACGGCAGATGACGCAAATCAACCCGCTTTTCTTTATCTTTTTCTTCGACTTCCGGCTTCAGCTTGCTGGCTTCTTTAACCACCGCATCCGGCCATACATGGGGAATGTCGTAGCTGCGCAGGGCAACGTCGATTTCCATGCCCGGCGCCATGTAGTTACCCACAACCTCAACCACATCACCTTGCGGCTGGAAACGCTGGGTTGGCCAATGGGTGATCTTCACCTCAACAAACTGGCCTTGCTTGGCACCCGCATTACGACCTTGAGTGATCAACACTTCTTGCTGAATTTTCGGGTTATCGGGAATCACGAAGCCAATACCGCTTTCTTCGTAATAACGACCGACGATGGATTCATGGCCGCGAGCGATCACTTCGACCACGGCGCCTTCACGGCGACCACGGCGGTCGAGACCGGCAACCCGCGCCAAGGCGCGATCACCATCGAATACCAAACGCATTTGCGCCGGGCTGAGAAACAGGTCATCGCTACCGTCATCCGGGACCAGGAAGCCGAAACCATCGCGGTGACCGCTGATACGGCCCAGTACCAAATCCAACTTATCAACCGGCGCATAGGTTCCGCGACGCGTGTAAATAAGCTGACCGTCGCGCTCCATTGCACGCAGCCGACGACGCAGCGCTTCTATCTGCTCGTCAGTTGTCAGCCCGAACTCTTCCAGCAGTTGCTCACGGTTTGCCGGAGAGCCACGTTCATCGAGATGCTTAAGAATAAGCTCACGACTTGGAATGGGGTTTTCATATTTTTCCGCTTCACGAGCGGCCTCGGGATCGAGGGATTGCCAATCGGCCATTAGAGAGGATTCACCTTTTCTATATAAATTCGGTTTGCCATGCGCCTATTGAAGCGCGAAACAGGTGTCCGGGTCAGCCCGCAACACATAATATTTTTTTTAACGACGGGGGTTTACAAGTAAAAAACCGATCCGTATTATGCGCGCCACAACGACGGCAAACGTTGTTGTAGTTGATCGTAAAAGAGCAATCTTTGCAATCAATGCCCAGGTGGTGAAATTGGTAGACACGCCAGCTTCAGGTGCTGGTGACCTTACGGTCGTGGAAGTTCGAGTCTTCTCCTGGGCACCAAATTCAAAAAACCGAGCCAACGGCTCGGTTTTTTTATGCCTGTTATTTAGCTTAGCAGCTGTTTGACAGCAACCAACAGACAGCCTGCAGAGCCTGAATCCAGAGGCCTCCAGCCCAGTAGCCAGCTCTCAACTGAGCAGTCGACAGTAGCAACGGCCCAGCCAGTAACTACATAGACGCAACGAACGGCAGCACAACAACGAGCCCCTCGCAATCACCGAATAAGACCACAAAACAGTGCGCTCATATCCGCAAGGCCAGGGATTTATTTAGGTTTGGCGAGGTTTGCGCCCAAAGAATCCCCCCCCCCCCCCGCAGCAATAGTCTCGCCGCAAAGCCGCCTGATCCCGGAATGCAAAAAGGGCCGCACCAGGCGACCCTTTTTAACCCCGCGCAGTGTTTACGCGAACGGGTGACGCAACACGATGGTCTCGTTGCGGTCAGGACCGGTCGAGATGATATCGATTGGTGCGCCCACCAACTCTTCAACACGCTTGATGTAATTGCGCGCGTTAGCTGGCAGCTCTTCAAGGGTCTTGGCGCCCAGAGTCGACTCACTCCAACCCGGCACTTCTTCGTACACTGGCTGCAAACCGATGTAGCTATCAGCATCAGTCGGCGCATCGACCAGAACTTCACCGTTCTGGTCCTTGTAACCTACACAGATGTTGATGGTTTCCAGACCGTCGAGCACGTCCAGCTTGGTCAGGCACAGGCCCGAGATACTGTTGATTTCGATAGCGCGACGCAGGATAACCGCGTCAAACCAGCCGCAACGACGAGCACGGCCGGTGGTAGCACCGAACTCATGACCACGCTTGGCGAGGAATGCACCGGTCTCATCGAACAGCTCGGTCGGGAACGGACCCGAACCCACACGCGTGGTGTAAGCCTTGGTGATACCCAGGATGTAATCGAGGTACATCGGACCAAAACCAGAACCGGTAGCGATACCGCCAGCCGTGGTATTGGAACTGGTTACGTACGGGTAGGTACCGTGGTCGATATCCAGCAATGAGCCTTGCGCGCCTTCAAACATGATGTCCTTGGCGTCACGACGCATTTCGTGAAGGATCGCCGTCACATCAGCCATCATCGGCTTCAGCAACTCTGCGTACTCCATGCACTCGTCTAAAGTTTTCTGGAAGTCGATTGCAGGCTCTTTGTAGAAATTCTGCAGTACGAAGTTGTGGTAATCGAGCAGTTCACCGAGCTTGGCGGCAAAGCGCTCACGGTGGAACAAATCACCGATACGCAGACCTCGACGCGCGACCTTATCTTCGTAAGCCGGGCCAATACCGCGACCGGTCGTACCGATCTTGGCGTCACCACGGGCTTTTTCACGAGCCTGATCCAGCGCCACGTGATAAGACAGAATCAGCGGGCAAGAAGGACTGATACGCAGACGCTCGCGCACCGGCACACCTTTATCTTCAAGCTTGATGATTTCACGCATCAGCGCATCCGGGGCAACCACTACGCCGTTGCCGATCAAGCACTGCACGCCGTCGCGCAGAACGCCCGAAGGAATCAGGTGCAGAACGGTTTTCTCGCCGTCGATAACCAGCGTGTGGCCAGCGTTATGACCGCCCTGATAACGAACTACGGCAGCAGCCTGCTCAGTCAGCAGATCGACGATCTTGCCCTTACCCTCATCGCCCCACTGGGTGCCCAGGACTACGACATTCTTACCCATAACACTTGTCCTCATTCGCGCAAGCTAGATGTCGGTGATAACCGACGGAAACATATCAGGACGCCAGGGGCGTCACTTGCCAACGACCATCACGCAACTGCAACTGACGGTCACAGCCAGCCTCATGCGCATCAGCCAAAGATTGCTCTGGCAGAGCCTGTACAACCCGCACACCTTCGCCGCGCAGCTTTTGTACCGCTTGCCACAGGTAAACATCGTGGTGATCAGGCGCCCAAATACCCGCCGGCGCATCCGCCAACTGCATGTTGCCCAAGCTCACCAGCGTTTTTAAATCTGTCGAGAAACCAGTAGCCGGGCGGGCGCGACCGAAGTCTGCGCCGATATCGTCATAACGACCACCCTGAGCAATCGACTGACCGACACCCGGTACGAACGCCGCAAACACGACACCCGTGTGATAGTGATAGCCGCGCAACTCACCAAGATCAAAGTACAACGGCAACTCTGGGTAACGCAGACTCAGTTCATCGGCAATTGCCACCAGATCATCCAGCGCCGCATGCACGTCATCCGGCGCCTCAACCAGGCACGCTTGCGCCAGATCAAGCACCTCACGACCACCGCACAGCTCAGCCAGTGCGCGCAGCATTTTGCTCAGGTCAGCAGGCAATGCTTCGGTCAGCTCGGCAATTTCATCAATAGCCTTACGCTGCAGAGCATCAAACAACTGCTGTTCAACTGCACCAGACAAGCCCGCAGCACGCGCCAGGCCGCGATAGATGCCGACATGACCGAGGTCCATGTGCACATCCGGCACGACAGCCAGCTCAAGCGTATTGACCAGCAGACTGATCACCTCAACATCACTCGCCGGGCTCGCATCGCCATACAACTCGGCGCCCAACTGAATCGGACTGCGCGAGGTGGTGAGCGCACGCGGTTGCGCATGCAACACACTACCGGCATAGCACAGGCGGCTAGGCCCTTCGCGGCGTAGCGTATGCGCATCAATGCGTGCAACCTGCGGCGTAATGTCCGCACGGAAGCCCATTTGCCGACCCGATAAAGGATCGATCACCTTGAACGTCCGCAGATCGAGATCCTGACCCGCGCCCGTTAGCAGCGACTCAAGGTATTCGATATGCGGCGTTACTACGAATTCATAACCCCAGCACTGGAACAGATCCAGCACCTGCCGGCGCGCCACTTCAATGCGCGCAGCCTCTGGAGGCAAAACTTCTTCAATGCCATCTGGCAGCAGCCAGCGGTCTACCGTCGCCATTTCGCCATTCCCCTCTTGATCCGGGCGGCACAAGCCATCAGTGAAGCCAATAAAGAAGTGCTGTGCCCAGCAACATGCTGGCCAGCCCCATAAGACGCAGTCCGCGATCTGACAATTGAATTAGCTGCTCGACCGTACCGCGCCAACGACGCGGATAGAGAAAGGGCAGGATGCCTTCCAGCACCAAGACCAAACAGACTGCAATGCCTAATTCCTGCCACATGATTCCCACAGACGCAAAAAAGCCGGGATTTTCCCGGCTGCCGCATCATACCACGTTTTCTTAAACGGTCACCCCGACAGACGACATGCGTCCGTCGGGGCGAAAGTTATGGCTGCGTAGATTTTTCCAGATAGCGGAAGAACTCGCTACTTGGATCCAGCACCAACACGTCACGCTTGTCCGCGAAACTCTCACGGTAAGCCTTGAGGCTGCGGTAGAAGGAGTAAAACTCCTGATCCTGACCGTATGCCTTGGCGTAGATGGCTGCAGCTTTAGCGTCACCCTCACCGCGCAGCTCTTCAGCTTGACGGTAGGCTTCTGCTAACAATACACGGCGCTGACGATCGGCATCCGCACGGATACCTTCTGCCAACTCTTTACCCTTGGCGCGATGCTCGCGAGCTTCACGCTCACGTTCCGAGCTCATACGGTCGAACACGCTGCGGTTTACTTCTTTAGGCAAGTCAATGCCCTTAACCCGCACGTCAACAACCTCGATACCCAGCTCGCTCTGTGCCGCTTTGTTTAGCGATGCAGTCACGTCAGCCATCAACGCATCTCGCTCACCCGACACAGACTCGTGCAGAGTACGCTTACCAAATTGGTCACGCAGGGACGCTTCAAGACGACGCGACAGACGTTCGTCAGCCGTTTGCTTGATACCGGAAGTCGCGGTGTAGTACCGCTCAGCATCACGCACACGCCACTTGGCATAAGCATCAACCATCAATGCTTTCTTTTCCAAGGTGAGGAAACGCGAGCTGCTTGCATCCAATGTCATCAAGCGACCATCAAACAGGCGCACCTGGTTAACGTATGGAATCTTCACGTGCAGACCAGGCTTCACGTCTGGATTGACGATACGACCGAACTGCAGCAACACCGCACGCTCAGTTTGAGCGACGATATAGAAGCTGTTCCAAGCGATGATCGCCAGAACCACTGCAACGATCAGGGCAACCAGTGATTTACTACTCATCAGCGGCTCTCCCTTGAACGTAGATCGACCGGTTGTGGCGTACGCACCGCCCTTGTATCGGCATCACTTGCCGAAGCACTGCCGGAAATTGCACTTGAGCCACTGCCTTTACGGCCATCAATCATTTTATCCAGCGGCAGGTAAAGCAGGTTGTTCTGCCCCTTGTCGCCAGTGACCAAGACCTTACTGGTGTTGCTCATCAACTCTTGCATGGTGTCGAGATACAAACGCTCGCGGGTAATATCCGGCGCCTTGCGGTACTCACCAACCAGTGCAGTGAAACGATCAGCCTCACCCTCGGCGCGAGAAACCACTTCGTCGCGGTAACCCATCGCATCTTCGACCAGGCGCTGGGCCTGACCACGAGCCTCTGGAACCACACCATTGGCATAGGTTTCAGCTTGGTTCTTCTCACGCTGCTCGT
Proteins encoded:
- the rnr gene encoding ribonuclease R, with the translated sequence MADWQSLDPEAAREAEKYENPIPSRELILKHLDERGSPANREQLLEEFGLTTDEQIEALRRRLRAMERDGQLIYTRRGTYAPVDKLDLVLGRISGHRDGFGFLVPDDGSDDLFLSPAQMRLVFDGDRALARVAGLDRRGRREGAVVEVIARGHESIVGRYYEESGIGFVIPDNPKIQQEVLITQGRNAGAKQGQFVEVKITHWPTQRFQPQGDVVEVVGNYMAPGMEIDVALRSYDIPHVWPDAVVKEASKLKPEVEEKDKEKRVDLRHLPFVTIDGEDARDFDDAVYCEKGGGNWRLFGGGWKLYVAIADVSHYVKIGSALDAEAQVRGNSVYFPERVIPMLPEELSNGLCSLNPHVDRLAMVCEMTISKTGKMTDYQFYEAVIHSHARLTYNKVSTMLEQPKTVDGKALCTEYKEVLPHLKQLYSLYHVLLTARHERGAIDFETQETRIIFGAGRKIAEIRPTQRNDAHKLIEECMLAANVATAAFMQKHEIPALYRVHDGPPPERLEKLKAFLGELGLSLHRGKAKDGPSPKDYQALLETIKDRPDYHLIQTVMLRSLSQAVYSADNHGHFGLNYDAYAHFTSPIRRYPDLLIHRAIRSVVRSKLDTPHVQRAGATSMPKARIYPYDEAILEELGEQCSMSERRADEATRDVVNWLKCEFMKDRVGETFPGVITAVTGFGLFVELSDIYVEGLVHVTALPADYYHFDPVHHRLAGERSGRNFRLGDSVEVKVMRVDLDERKIDFEIAQSATDAPVGRKRGDSARGRNDRSAKGERSSKTERGGKGKGERESKSSSQPAPNADVQKSRDVKRALLAGAKAKPKAAGSKGASKEEGKPAAPSKHRKGPPKSGGSTSGAPRKRKAKP
- the rpsF gene encoding 30S ribosomal protein S6 — its product is MRHYEIIFLVHPDQSEQVGGMVERYTKLIEEDGGKIHRLEDWGRRQLAYAINNVHKAHYVMLNVECTGKALAELEDNFRYNDAVIRNMVIRREEAVVEQSEMLKAEENRSERRERRDRPENAESDDSNSDDSDNNDSDNADE
- the hflC gene encoding protease modulator HflC; its protein translation is MSSKSLVALIVAVVLAIIAWNSFYIVAQTERAVLLQFGRIVNPDVKPGLHVKIPYVNQVRLFDGRLMTLDASSSRFLTLEKKALMVDAYAKWRVRDAERYYTATSGIKQTADERLSRRLEASLRDQFGKRTLHESVSGERDALMADVTASLNKAAQSELGIEVVDVRVKGIDLPKEVNRSVFDRMSSEREREAREHRAKGKELAEGIRADADRQRRVLLAEAYRQAEELRGEGDAKAAAIYAKAYGQDQEFYSFYRSLKAYRESFADKRDVLVLDPSSEFFRYLEKSTQP
- the rpsR gene encoding 30S ribosomal protein S18, with protein sequence MARFFRRRKFCRFTAEDVKEIDFKDLNTLKAYISETGKIVPSRITGTKARYQRQLATAIKRARFLALLPYTDSHGR
- a CDS encoding DUF2065 domain-containing protein gives rise to the protein MWQELGIAVCLVLVLEGILPFLYPRRWRGTVEQLIQLSDRGLRLMGLASMLLGTALLYWLH
- a CDS encoding ATP phosphoribosyltransferase regulatory subunit is translated as MATVDRWLLPDGIEEVLPPEAARIEVARRQVLDLFQCWGYEFVVTPHIEYLESLLTGAGQDLDLRTFKVIDPLSGRQMGFRADITPQVARIDAHTLRREGPSRLCYAGSVLHAQPRALTTSRSPIQLGAELYGDASPASDVEVISLLVNTLELAVVPDVHMDLGHVGIYRGLARAAGLSGAVEQQLFDALQRKAIDEIAELTEALPADLSKMLRALAELCGGREVLDLAQACLVEAPDDVHAALDDLVAIADELSLRYPELPLYFDLGELRGYHYHTGVVFAAFVPGVGQSIAQGGRYDDIGADFGRARPATGFSTDLKTLVSLGNMQLADAPAGIWAPDHHDVYLWQAVQKLRGEGVRVVQALPEQSLADAHEAGCDRQLQLRDGRWQVTPLAS
- a CDS encoding adenylosuccinate synthase; amino-acid sequence: MGKNVVVLGTQWGDEGKGKIVDLLTEQAAAVVRYQGGHNAGHTLVIDGEKTVLHLIPSGVLRDGVQCLIGNGVVVAPDALMREIIKLEDKGVPVRERLRISPSCPLILSYHVALDQAREKARGDAKIGTTGRGIGPAYEDKVARRGLRIGDLFHRERFAAKLGELLDYHNFVLQNFYKEPAIDFQKTLDECMEYAELLKPMMADVTAILHEMRRDAKDIMFEGAQGSLLDIDHGTYPYVTSSNTTAGGIATGSGFGPMYLDYILGITKAYTTRVGSGPFPTELFDETGAFLAKRGHEFGATTGRARRCGWFDAVILRRAIEINSISGLCLTKLDVLDGLETINICVGYKDQNGEVLVDAPTDADSYIGLQPVYEEVPGWSESTLGAKTLEELPANARNYIKRVEELVGAPIDIISTGPDRNETIVLRHPFA
- the rlmB gene encoding 23S rRNA (guanosine(2251)-2'-O)-methyltransferase RlmB, whose amino-acid sequence is MSQLEKIYGLHAVEALLRHHPKRVKQVWLAEGRSDPRVQTLIALASESRVPVGQCERREMDVWVEGVHQGVVADVSPSQVWGEAMLDELLDRTEGAPLILVLDGVTDPHNLGACLRTADAAGALAVLIPKDKSATLNATVRKVACGAAEVIPLVAVTNLARSLEKLQQRGLWVVGTAGEAEQEIYDQDLTGPTILIMGAEGRGMRRLTREHCDYLVKLPMAGSVSSLNVSVATGVCLFEAMRQRRNVKK